From one Simplicispira suum genomic stretch:
- a CDS encoding NAD(P)/FAD-dependent oxidoreductase, which yields MSTSTPHEIADVVVIGGGLHGLSAAMHLARAGQRVVLLEKSWVGRHASGATAAGVRTLNRDPAEIPISLEAMDMWHSIASLVGDDCGFHSHGQMNVAEFPQHLSVLEKRLAAMRVAGYTHEELIDRAELLRLLPGISDHCVGALVARRDGAADPHRTLQAFRRSAEVAGVVIHEGCGVNAIEHAGPDWRVCADGRDVVAPAVVNAAGAWAAHVAALVGDNFSLGHKASMMIVTERIAPVLKPVVSVVGRPLSLKQSDQGTLVIGGGLQGRADIPGQKSYVHFAELAKGAQAAIDLFHTIGPVRIVRTWTGMEAKTRDLLPVIGASPSARGVFHAFGFSGHGFQLVPVVGAILAELVVHGSSTRPIAAFSAQRLI from the coding sequence ATGAGCACATCCACGCCCCACGAGATAGCCGATGTCGTTGTCATCGGCGGTGGGCTGCACGGCCTGTCTGCAGCGATGCACCTGGCTCGTGCAGGCCAGCGCGTAGTGCTGCTGGAGAAATCCTGGGTCGGCCGGCATGCGTCTGGCGCCACGGCCGCGGGTGTACGCACGCTAAACCGAGATCCAGCCGAGATACCGATATCGCTCGAAGCGATGGACATGTGGCACAGCATCGCGTCGTTGGTAGGCGATGACTGCGGTTTTCATTCCCATGGCCAGATGAACGTGGCCGAGTTCCCGCAGCACCTTTCGGTGCTGGAAAAGCGCCTGGCAGCAATGCGGGTCGCCGGCTATACGCATGAAGAACTCATCGACCGCGCTGAACTGCTGCGTCTGTTGCCCGGCATTTCCGACCACTGCGTTGGCGCGCTGGTGGCGCGACGCGATGGTGCGGCCGACCCCCACCGCACTTTGCAGGCCTTTCGGCGCAGCGCCGAGGTGGCCGGCGTAGTGATTCACGAGGGCTGCGGCGTAAACGCCATCGAACACGCCGGCCCTGACTGGCGCGTATGCGCCGACGGCCGCGATGTCGTCGCGCCAGCCGTCGTCAACGCGGCCGGGGCCTGGGCTGCGCACGTCGCCGCCCTCGTAGGAGACAACTTTTCGCTAGGCCACAAGGCTTCAATGATGATCGTCACCGAACGCATCGCGCCGGTGCTCAAGCCGGTGGTCAGCGTGGTCGGCCGGCCACTGTCGCTGAAGCAGTCCGATCAAGGCACTTTGGTCATCGGTGGCGGTCTGCAGGGACGCGCCGACATCCCCGGTCAGAAGAGTTATGTGCACTTCGCCGAGTTGGCTAAGGGCGCACAGGCCGCCATCGACTTATTCCACACGATTGGCCCTGTTCGGATCGTGCGCACCTGGACGGGCATGGAGGCCAAGACGCGCGACCTGCTGCCCGTCATCGGTGCCTCGCCGAGTGCCCGCGGTGTTTTTCATGCCTTCGGGTTCTCCGGCCACGGCTTCCAATTGGTGCCAGTTGTCGGCGCCATCCTAGCCGAGCTTGTGGTTCATGGCAGCAGCACGCGACCGATCGCGGCCTTCTCGGCACAGAGGCTGATATAG
- a CDS encoding ABC transporter substrate-binding protein: protein MKRPAFQITTSAMAVLLTCSVFSPATLAQAANRPTLNVGAEASDVVTLDPHRATTTPDKGPAAQMFNALVRFAPGSADPKDLQPDLAEKWDASPDKKTWTFYLRKGVQFHGGYGEMKAADVVYSYQRSADKSRSSFSNNFDIIEKVEARDDYTVRFILKYPDATFLGRVSNYHAGHVVSKEAAEKLGDKFGQSPIGTGPFAFGERVTQQYVRLVANDTYFRGAPKLAGIVYRMIPSDSARELAFTSNEVDVMAGKREQRWVDNATKRGIKVDVFEPAEFRTIHINRTIKPLDNLKVRQAVAAAINVDEILKYVGKNVGDKGCSVIPNGYLGGDCSTGTYTYDVAAAKKLLAEAGFPGGITLKSIVSNVTAQQPIMQIIQAQLAKAGIKLDMEVVDHATYQAKSRQDQSALVFYGAARFPNADVWLSEFYDSASAIGEPKAMSNFSHCSVADAAIRAARIESEPQKQLALWKKAQQQIHADVCAVPLFGLKQVWVHSDRVNFGYTLKGSLNLQPPITELTTVTAGK, encoded by the coding sequence ATGAAGCGTCCCGCGTTCCAGATCACCACATCGGCCATGGCCGTCCTGCTGACCTGCAGTGTCTTCAGCCCGGCCACATTGGCACAAGCAGCCAACCGCCCCACGCTCAACGTCGGCGCCGAAGCTTCCGACGTCGTAACCCTGGACCCGCACCGCGCCACCACCACTCCCGACAAGGGCCCAGCCGCGCAAATGTTCAACGCGCTGGTGCGCTTCGCCCCTGGTAGCGCCGACCCGAAAGACCTGCAGCCCGACTTGGCCGAAAAATGGGATGCTTCGCCAGACAAAAAGACTTGGACCTTCTACCTGCGCAAGGGCGTGCAGTTTCACGGCGGCTACGGCGAGATGAAGGCCGCCGACGTTGTCTATTCCTACCAGCGCTCCGCCGATAAGAGCCGCTCCAGCTTTTCGAACAATTTCGACATCATCGAGAAGGTAGAGGCGCGTGATGACTACACCGTGCGTTTCATCCTCAAGTACCCTGACGCCACCTTCCTCGGCCGCGTGTCCAACTACCACGCGGGCCACGTAGTTAGCAAAGAGGCCGCCGAAAAGTTGGGCGACAAGTTTGGTCAGTCACCCATCGGCACCGGCCCCTTCGCCTTTGGCGAGCGCGTTACGCAGCAGTACGTGCGACTGGTGGCGAACGACACCTACTTCCGAGGCGCCCCGAAGCTGGCCGGCATCGTCTACCGCATGATCCCCTCTGACAGCGCCCGCGAGCTGGCCTTCACCTCCAACGAGGTCGACGTTATGGCCGGCAAGCGCGAGCAGCGATGGGTTGACAACGCCACCAAGCGCGGCATCAAGGTCGACGTGTTCGAGCCGGCCGAGTTCCGGACCATCCACATCAATCGCACCATCAAGCCGCTGGACAATCTCAAAGTGCGACAAGCCGTGGCGGCGGCCATCAACGTGGACGAGATCCTGAAGTACGTCGGCAAGAATGTGGGCGACAAAGGGTGCTCCGTCATTCCCAATGGTTACCTCGGTGGCGACTGCAGTACCGGGACCTACACCTACGACGTCGCTGCTGCCAAGAAGCTGCTGGCCGAAGCAGGCTTTCCCGGCGGCATCACGTTGAAGTCTATCGTTTCCAACGTGACGGCGCAGCAGCCCATCATGCAGATCATCCAGGCCCAACTGGCCAAAGCCGGCATCAAACTAGACATGGAAGTCGTCGACCACGCTACCTACCAGGCCAAGAGCCGCCAGGACCAGAGCGCACTGGTCTTCTACGGCGCCGCGCGCTTTCCGAATGCCGACGTGTGGTTGTCCGAGTTTTACGACTCCGCCTCGGCCATCGGTGAACCTAAGGCGATGTCGAACTTCTCGCACTGCTCAGTAGCCGATGCCGCCATCCGAGCGGCGCGCATCGAGTCCGAACCGCAGAAGCAGCTTGCGCTGTGGAAGAAGGCGCAACAGCAAATCCACGCCGATGTTTGCGCGGTGCCGCTCTTCGGCCTCAAGCAAGTCTGGGTGCACAGCGACCGCGTGAATTTTGGCTACACCCTCAAAGGCAGCCTGAACCTGCAGCCTCCTATCACCGAACTGACGACTGTGACGGCTGGCAAGTAA
- a CDS encoding NAD(P)/FAD-dependent oxidoreductase: MTSSYDFIVIGAGMVGSAIGYGLAGQTIGGRRPRVLMLDGLDTDYRAAKANFGLVWVQGKGLGQPAYQRLSLAATLAWGEFARRLEADSGLPIAYEQNGGLNFCLGDAQMEARARQLDAWHAQTPEFQPSTVMLTRAELMRRYPSMRLGESVSGASLGALDGQVNPLKLMAALQSAFQRKGGELRSSRPVTEVEALPSGGFRIRAGDFAAEAGRVVISAGLGSSPLAAMVGLNVPLSPQRGQLLVTERLAPLLPLPASGLRQTAEGTVMVGVTQENVGYDLSTTSMAGARMARRALDILPDLGRARLVRHWACLRIMTPDGAPVYAASPNCPGVDVATCHSGVTLASLHAGIYAEALLQGSGNQALPTLFHDFHQERFHDRPVQKAA, translated from the coding sequence GTGACCTCCTCTTATGACTTCATCGTGATCGGCGCAGGCATGGTCGGCTCGGCCATCGGCTACGGCCTGGCCGGCCAAACTATAGGCGGCCGCCGGCCGCGTGTACTTATGCTCGACGGCCTGGACACAGATTACCGCGCCGCCAAGGCCAACTTCGGCTTGGTCTGGGTGCAGGGTAAAGGTCTGGGTCAGCCGGCCTACCAGCGACTGTCGCTGGCTGCCACCCTTGCCTGGGGCGAGTTTGCCCGCCGGCTCGAAGCCGACAGCGGCCTGCCTATCGCCTATGAACAAAACGGCGGATTGAATTTCTGCCTAGGTGACGCCCAGATGGAGGCGCGCGCCCGGCAGCTTGACGCTTGGCATGCCCAAACACCAGAGTTCCAGCCCAGTACCGTGATGCTGACGCGCGCCGAGCTAATGCGCCGTTACCCCTCCATGCGCCTTGGCGAGTCCGTCAGTGGTGCCAGTCTGGGTGCACTTGACGGCCAGGTCAACCCGCTCAAGCTTATGGCTGCGTTGCAGTCCGCATTCCAGCGCAAGGGGGGTGAACTTCGCAGCAGCCGGCCGGTGACGGAAGTCGAAGCGCTGCCCAGCGGAGGTTTTCGAATACGGGCCGGCGACTTTGCGGCAGAAGCCGGGCGGGTTGTGATCTCGGCTGGTCTGGGCTCTAGCCCGCTGGCCGCGATGGTCGGGCTCAACGTACCGCTGTCGCCGCAACGCGGCCAGTTGCTGGTGACGGAGCGGCTCGCGCCGCTACTGCCTCTACCGGCCAGCGGCCTGCGTCAGACAGCTGAGGGGACGGTGATGGTCGGCGTGACCCAGGAAAACGTCGGCTACGACCTCTCCACAACCTCAATGGCAGGCGCTCGCATGGCGCGTCGCGCACTTGACATCCTGCCCGACCTGGGCAGGGCCCGGCTGGTGCGCCACTGGGCCTGCCTGCGCATCATGACGCCAGACGGCGCCCCAGTGTACGCAGCCTCGCCCAATTGCCCCGGCGTGGACGTCGCCACCTGCCACTCCGGCGTCACACTGGCCTCGCTTCATGCTGGCATCTACGCCGAGGCCCTGCTGCAAGGTTCCGGCAACCAAGCATTGCCTACTCTGTTCCACGACTTCCACCAAGAGCGTTTCCATGACCGCCCTGTTCAAAAAGCTGCCTGA
- a CDS encoding (2Fe-2S)-binding protein encodes MFKKLPESGAQLLTLFIDGQPVQAESGETVAAVLLRQPQPASRTTPVHQSPRAPFCMMGVCFECLAIIDGQASSQSCLVSVREGMQVHRQHGRRSVSP; translated from the coding sequence CTGTTCAAAAAGCTGCCTGAGTCCGGCGCTCAGTTGCTTACCCTTTTCATCGACGGCCAGCCGGTGCAGGCTGAGTCCGGCGAGACGGTAGCCGCCGTACTGCTGCGCCAGCCCCAGCCAGCCTCGCGCACCACGCCCGTCCACCAAAGCCCGCGCGCGCCCTTCTGCATGATGGGCGTGTGCTTCGAATGCCTGGCCATCATCGACGGACAGGCCTCTTCCCAGTCCTGCCTGGTCTCCGTGCGTGAAGGCATGCAAGTGCATCGCCAGCACGGCCGTCGGAGCGTCTCCCCATGA
- a CDS encoding NAD(P)/FAD-dependent oxidoreductase produces the protein MSGAAQAADAVDTFDVAVIGAGPAGMAATIGLRSQGMSVLVIDEQPAPGGQIWRAVEAVGPTATGELLGEDYRAGSELVSRFRASGARYEPLTQVWQVEPGSESGQPGGWTLFMSCEGRARSVRAGQVVLSLGAQERPTPFPGWTLPGVLTVGAAQILLKTSRQVPKEPVWVVGSGPLPLLYMSQLLRAGGRIAGWIDTAPPGAWRRALPWAVSALAAWGEVSKGLKWLRAIKASGVKHVCDATAIRALDGGSGRLQHIEYTQADGRTVREPAGVLLTHEGVVPSVHMTQALECKHRWNAQQACLVPELDAWGQSSRSGLWVAGDGADIGGAKAAVLRGELVALGIARAADPGGYAAIEAQAAPLRARLAAMLRLRPMLDALYPPRPAIFNPPDETVVCRCEELTAGDIRRAATVGQPGPNQIKAYTRAGMGPCQGRQCGYTVAHILANTQGRQVAEVGFYRIRPPLKPLTLCELASLTQAPHEPRHAKDKA, from the coding sequence ATGTCAGGCGCCGCCCAGGCTGCGGACGCCGTTGATACATTCGATGTCGCTGTCATCGGCGCCGGCCCGGCCGGTATGGCCGCCACCATCGGCCTGCGCAGCCAGGGCATGTCTGTGCTGGTCATCGACGAACAGCCTGCCCCGGGCGGTCAGATCTGGCGCGCCGTCGAGGCCGTGGGCCCCACGGCCACCGGGGAGCTGCTGGGAGAGGACTACCGTGCTGGAAGTGAACTGGTCTCTCGCTTTCGTGCCAGCGGCGCGCGCTACGAGCCGCTGACGCAAGTGTGGCAGGTCGAGCCGGGCAGCGAGTCGGGCCAGCCCGGCGGATGGACCCTCTTCATGTCGTGCGAGGGCCGGGCTCGCTCGGTGCGTGCCGGTCAGGTGGTACTCAGCCTGGGCGCACAGGAACGCCCCACGCCCTTCCCCGGCTGGACGCTGCCGGGAGTGCTCACAGTGGGCGCCGCACAGATCCTACTCAAGACCTCGCGCCAAGTGCCCAAGGAGCCGGTCTGGGTCGTTGGCAGCGGGCCTCTGCCACTGCTCTATATGTCGCAGTTGCTACGCGCGGGCGGGCGCATCGCCGGCTGGATCGACACGGCGCCTCCCGGCGCCTGGCGCCGAGCCCTCCCTTGGGCGGTCTCAGCGCTGGCCGCATGGGGCGAAGTGAGTAAGGGATTGAAATGGCTGCGGGCCATCAAGGCCTCTGGCGTGAAGCATGTATGCGACGCCACAGCCATCCGCGCGCTGGACGGCGGCTCGGGCCGATTGCAGCACATCGAATACACGCAGGCCGATGGCCGCACTGTTCGCGAGCCTGCCGGCGTGCTGCTAACACACGAGGGTGTGGTGCCTTCGGTGCACATGACGCAGGCTCTGGAATGCAAGCATCGCTGGAACGCACAGCAAGCCTGCCTCGTTCCCGAGCTCGACGCGTGGGGCCAGTCCAGCCGATCCGGCCTCTGGGTGGCCGGCGACGGTGCCGACATCGGCGGCGCCAAGGCCGCAGTGTTGCGGGGTGAACTCGTCGCACTGGGCATTGCACGCGCCGCTGACCCGGGCGGCTACGCCGCCATCGAAGCGCAGGCAGCGCCGCTGCGCGCCAGACTCGCAGCCATGTTGCGGTTGCGGCCCATGCTCGATGCCCTCTATCCGCCTCGCCCTGCCATCTTCAATCCACCTGACGAGACGGTGGTCTGCCGCTGCGAAGAACTCACAGCGGGAGATATTCGCCGGGCCGCCACCGTTGGCCAGCCCGGCCCCAACCAGATCAAGGCCTATACCCGCGCCGGCATGGGTCCCTGCCAGGGCCGCCAATGCGGTTACACCGTGGCGCACATCCTGGCCAACACCCAGGGCCGGCAAGTGGCCGAAGTCGGGTTCTACCGCATACGCCCTCCGCTAAAACCGCTGACGCTGTGCGAACTCGCCTCCCTCACCCAAGCTCCGCACGAACCACGCCACGCAAAGGACAAAGCATGA
- a CDS encoding ABC transporter permease — protein sequence MIGYVLKRLLLAVPTLLAMLTAVFVLVRLVPGDPAAVMLGDQASAEALAALRTRLGLDLPTHVQYMHFLKDMLSGNFGISLASGRTVLQEVALVLPSTIQLTLTSIFIGLVFGLPMGIWAALRRNAWPDYLGRVLSLIGLSFPAFVSAILMLLIFAIELRWFPVLGSSVGGDWKAELLSLVLPTFNLGLIMTAYVMRVTRSSMLEVMGEDYVRTARAKGVKPMRLVLRHGLRNALIPIVTVVGLYFGTLIGNSVLTEIVFNRPGLGKLILGALNARDYSLMQGLMVVFAACVIVVNLLTDLIYGLVDPRVKFK from the coding sequence ATGATCGGCTACGTCCTAAAGCGCCTGCTGTTGGCCGTACCCACGCTGCTGGCCATGCTCACTGCTGTTTTCGTTCTGGTACGCCTCGTACCAGGCGATCCAGCTGCCGTCATGCTCGGCGATCAGGCCAGCGCCGAAGCTCTGGCTGCGCTGCGCACACGGCTAGGGTTGGATCTGCCCACGCACGTGCAGTACATGCACTTCCTAAAGGACATGCTCAGCGGCAACTTTGGTATCTCCCTAGCCAGTGGTCGCACCGTGCTGCAGGAAGTCGCGTTGGTGCTGCCCTCAACCATCCAACTCACGTTGACCTCCATTTTTATCGGCCTAGTGTTCGGGCTGCCCATGGGCATCTGGGCCGCGTTGCGCCGCAATGCCTGGCCGGACTACCTCGGCCGTGTGCTGTCGCTGATCGGCCTGTCTTTTCCGGCTTTTGTCTCGGCCATCCTGATGCTCTTGATCTTCGCCATCGAGCTGCGCTGGTTCCCGGTGCTAGGCAGCTCGGTCGGCGGTGACTGGAAGGCCGAGTTACTCAGTCTGGTACTGCCAACCTTCAACCTAGGCCTCATCATGACTGCCTACGTTATGCGCGTAACACGCTCGTCCATGCTGGAGGTTATGGGTGAGGACTACGTGCGCACGGCCCGAGCCAAAGGCGTGAAACCCATGCGCCTGGTGCTGCGCCATGGACTGCGCAACGCGCTTATACCCATCGTCACCGTAGTGGGTCTGTACTTCGGCACACTCATCGGCAACTCGGTGCTAACAGAGATCGTCTTCAATCGGCCCGGGTTGGGCAAGCTCATCCTCGGCGCGCTCAATGCCCGCGACTACAGCCTGATGCAGGGTCTGATGGTCGTGTTCGCGGCCTGCGTCATCGTCGTCAACCTGCTGACCGACCTCATCTACGGCTTGGTCGATCCACGAGTGAAATTCAAATGA
- a CDS encoding ABC transporter permease: protein MSTLTTPSTPPATSAPSKRPNAIWQALRRNRMSWIGIGLLLLIVLVAVFAPLIAPHDPLEQNIVSRLEAPSAEFWLGTDSFGRDVLSRLIYGARVSLLVGFVAVLLAMVIGSALGILAGYVGGLLDKLIMGFVDVLLSFPTLLLGLMVAAMLGASLENLIIAIAITELAPFVRVARAPTISLKQRDFIDAGRSLGFSPLRLMGVHILPNMVSDVVVMGSLWMAAAIRTEASLSFIGLGVPPPAATWGSMIREGFEHILDAWWLTVFPSVAILLTVLALNLLGDALRDAIDPKMRSERA, encoded by the coding sequence ATGAGCACACTCACTACGCCATCTACTCCACCGGCCACGTCGGCGCCCAGCAAGCGCCCAAATGCCATCTGGCAAGCCCTGCGCAGGAATCGCATGTCCTGGATAGGCATCGGCCTGTTGCTGCTCATCGTGCTAGTCGCGGTATTCGCGCCGTTGATTGCGCCGCATGACCCGCTGGAGCAGAACATAGTCTCCCGGCTGGAAGCTCCCTCGGCCGAATTTTGGCTGGGCACCGACAGCTTCGGCCGCGACGTGCTCTCACGCCTCATCTACGGCGCGCGCGTGTCGCTACTGGTGGGATTCGTCGCTGTGCTGCTGGCCATGGTCATCGGCTCGGCGCTGGGCATTCTCGCCGGCTACGTCGGCGGATTGCTCGACAAGCTCATCATGGGCTTCGTCGACGTGCTGCTCTCCTTTCCCACGCTGCTGCTTGGCCTAATGGTCGCCGCCATGCTGGGGGCGAGTCTGGAGAACCTCATTATCGCCATCGCCATCACCGAGCTCGCGCCCTTCGTGCGCGTGGCGCGTGCGCCGACCATCTCATTAAAGCAGCGCGACTTCATAGATGCCGGCCGTTCGCTAGGGTTTAGCCCGCTGCGTTTGATGGGCGTGCACATTCTCCCCAACATGGTGTCCGATGTGGTCGTGATGGGCTCGCTGTGGATGGCAGCAGCCATCCGCACTGAGGCATCGCTGAGCTTCATAGGCCTGGGCGTGCCACCACCGGCCGCCACCTGGGGCAGCATGATCCGGGAAGGTTTCGAGCACATTCTCGACGCCTGGTGGCTGACCGTTTTTCCCAGCGTCGCCATTCTGCTGACGGTGCTGGCCCTCAATCTGCTGGGCGATGCGCTGCGTGACGCCATCGATCCCAAGATGCGATCGGAGCGCGCATGA
- a CDS encoding ABC transporter ATP-binding protein, with translation MSPHKTKPTSEHTSPVLQVEQLDIAFRRGASWTPVVNGLSFEVSRGETLAIVGESGSGKSVSAMSIMGLLPERSSRVGGSIRLRGRELLGLPDADLSAIRGNEIAMIFQEPMTSLNPVMRIGEQIAEPLYQHRGLSAAAAKAEALRLMERVRIPAAAQRYADYPHQFSGGMRQRVMIAMALACNPSVLIADEPTTALDVTIQAQILALIKELQKEEQMAVVFITHDMGVVAEVADRTLVMYRGDRVEAGATADIFAQPQQPYTRALLSAVPELGSMAGFAQPHPFPIYDMARGLSDTSSPLKDSVQSGPPWLLEVEGLSARFDVRSPLLRRVTGRVHAVENVSFQLQRGETLGIVGESGCGKSTTGRLVTGLLSATAGQIRIEGREVSQLSGLERARKIQMIFQDPYSSLDPRQSVGDALTEPLRVHGMAKKADCADIAARLLAKVGLPADAATRMPHEFSGGQRQRVCIARALAMQPGTIVADEAVSALDVSVKVQIVNLLLELQQEMGLGFLFISHDMAVVERISHRVAVMYMGEIVEIGSRADVFANPRHPYTRRLLEAVPIPDPRRRRERHMAPRELKTPYKPRDFVSPRRSYHQAGPGHLYMEADDDWS, from the coding sequence ATGAGTCCCCATAAGACAAAACCCACCTCAGAACACACCAGTCCGGTGTTGCAGGTGGAGCAACTGGACATCGCCTTCCGGCGCGGCGCCAGTTGGACACCTGTAGTCAACGGACTGTCGTTCGAAGTCTCGCGCGGCGAGACGCTGGCCATCGTCGGCGAGTCCGGATCGGGCAAAAGTGTTTCGGCGATGTCCATCATGGGCCTGCTGCCCGAGCGATCAAGCCGTGTCGGCGGCAGCATTCGTTTGCGCGGGCGCGAGTTGCTGGGCCTGCCCGACGCCGATCTCTCAGCTATCCGCGGCAACGAAATCGCCATGATCTTCCAGGAGCCAATGACCTCGCTCAACCCAGTGATGCGCATCGGTGAGCAGATCGCAGAGCCGTTGTATCAGCACCGCGGTCTCAGCGCCGCTGCTGCAAAGGCTGAGGCCTTGCGACTGATGGAGCGCGTACGAATCCCCGCTGCGGCCCAGCGCTATGCCGACTATCCGCACCAGTTCTCCGGCGGCATGCGTCAGCGCGTGATGATCGCGATGGCCCTGGCCTGCAACCCCTCGGTGCTCATCGCCGATGAGCCGACCACTGCGTTGGACGTCACCATCCAGGCTCAGATCCTCGCGCTCATCAAGGAGCTGCAAAAAGAAGAGCAGATGGCCGTCGTCTTTATCACCCACGACATGGGCGTTGTGGCTGAGGTGGCTGACCGTACTTTGGTCATGTACCGCGGCGACCGCGTTGAGGCAGGCGCCACCGCCGACATCTTCGCTCAACCACAGCAGCCGTACACGCGCGCACTATTGTCAGCCGTGCCCGAGCTCGGCTCCATGGCCGGCTTTGCACAACCCCATCCCTTTCCCATCTACGACATGGCACGCGGCCTGTCCGACACTTCATCTCCGCTCAAGGACAGTGTGCAGTCCGGGCCACCCTGGCTGCTCGAAGTTGAGGGATTGAGTGCGCGCTTTGACGTGCGCTCGCCGTTGCTACGCCGCGTCACCGGTCGTGTGCATGCAGTCGAGAACGTGAGCTTCCAACTCCAGCGCGGCGAGACACTGGGCATCGTCGGCGAATCGGGCTGCGGCAAGTCAACCACCGGGCGGCTGGTCACCGGTCTGCTGAGCGCAACGGCCGGCCAGATCCGCATCGAAGGCCGCGAGGTGTCGCAGCTCTCAGGCTTAGAGCGAGCGCGCAAGATCCAAATGATCTTCCAGGACCCATACTCCAGCCTGGACCCCCGCCAGAGCGTCGGCGACGCGCTGACCGAGCCGCTGCGCGTGCACGGCATGGCCAAGAAAGCCGACTGTGCCGACATCGCGGCGCGCCTGCTCGCCAAGGTGGGCCTGCCCGCCGACGCCGCCACGCGTATGCCGCACGAGTTCTCAGGCGGCCAGCGCCAGCGCGTGTGCATCGCACGCGCTCTGGCTATGCAGCCCGGTACCATCGTGGCCGACGAAGCGGTCTCGGCCCTCGACGTGTCGGTGAAAGTCCAGATCGTTAACCTACTGCTGGAACTGCAGCAGGAAATGGGCCTGGGCTTTCTCTTCATCAGCCACGACATGGCCGTGGTCGAGCGCATCAGCCACCGCGTGGCCGTGATGTACATGGGTGAAATCGTTGAGATCGGCTCAAGGGCCGACGTCTTTGCAAACCCACGTCACCCCTACACTCGCCGGCTGCTCGAAGCCGTGCCCATTCCCGACCCACGCCGCCGCCGCGAACGCCACATGGCGCCTCGCGAACTCAAGACACCCTACAAACCGCGCGACTTCGTGTCTCCGCGCCGCTCGTACCACCAGGCCGGGCCCGGCCATCTCTACATGGAGGCAGACGATGACTGGTCCTGA
- a CDS encoding NAD/NADP octopine/nopaline dehydrogenase family protein: MSRRVAILGAGGIAFGYAAFLRQQGHEVTLWSPSGHGTAALANGADLRASGAVVGGWKVRVASTCAEALSSAQLVIVALPAYGHRTVIDAMAPHVENGQVVVFSAHLSLAAQVLRRALSARGVAAPVAALGTTVLTARKSEPDAVRIGTVRQKVDIAVLPVEATGDVVAQCCDLFGDRFEATPDLLSVALANLNPQNHLAIALCNLTRMELGETWRQASHITPAVCRLIEALDAERLALAAAFGIQVRTVHQHIHLSYGVSIGSLAEMEHELAQRPGGVNGPATLDTRYVTEDVPFGLVPTLELAALMGVPMPLHEAGVRTMSALYGRDFAGENDLLPALGRLSREILIG, from the coding sequence GTGTCCCGACGCGTTGCAATCCTAGGCGCTGGCGGCATCGCCTTTGGCTACGCGGCCTTTCTGCGACAGCAGGGCCACGAGGTGACGCTGTGGTCTCCGTCAGGCCACGGCACCGCGGCCCTGGCCAACGGGGCGGACCTGCGCGCCAGCGGCGCTGTCGTCGGCGGCTGGAAAGTGCGTGTGGCCTCCACATGCGCGGAGGCGCTATCCAGCGCACAACTGGTCATTGTCGCCCTGCCGGCCTACGGCCACCGTACTGTCATTGACGCCATGGCGCCCCACGTGGAGAACGGGCAGGTCGTCGTTTTCAGCGCTCACCTCTCGCTGGCTGCACAGGTACTGCGGCGAGCCTTGTCCGCGCGCGGTGTCGCAGCGCCCGTCGCGGCCCTGGGCACCACCGTGCTCACTGCACGCAAGTCCGAGCCCGACGCCGTGCGCATCGGCACAGTACGGCAGAAGGTGGACATTGCCGTGCTTCCGGTGGAGGCGACCGGGGATGTCGTGGCGCAATGCTGCGACCTATTCGGCGACCGCTTTGAGGCTACGCCCGACCTGCTGTCAGTGGCACTGGCAAACCTCAACCCGCAGAACCACTTGGCCATCGCGCTGTGCAACCTCACCCGCATGGAACTCGGCGAGACCTGGCGTCAGGCCAGCCACATCACCCCGGCCGTCTGCCGACTAATCGAGGCGCTGGACGCCGAGCGGCTAGCCCTGGCCGCAGCCTTCGGCATTCAGGTACGCACGGTGCACCAGCACATCCACCTTTCGTATGGTGTGTCCATTGGGTCTCTAGCCGAAATGGAACATGAGCTGGCGCAGCGACCAGGTGGTGTTAACGGCCCGGCGACCCTCGACACCCGCTACGTCACCGAAGACGTGCCATTCGGACTGGTGCCTACATTGGAGCTGGCCGCGCTTATGGGCGTTCCGATGCCGCTGCACGAGGCCGGCGTGCGGACGATGTCGGCCCTGTATGGGCGTGATTTCGCAGGAGAGAACGATCTGCTGCCAGCACTTGGACGACTGTCGAGGGAGATCTTGATTGGATAA